Proteins from one Embleya scabrispora genomic window:
- the purN gene encoding phosphoribosylglycinamide formyltransferase, with amino-acid sequence MAVHAPRTPGPARLVVLVSGSGTNLQALLDACADPAYGARVVAVGADRDGIAGPIRAERAGVPTFVERVADHPTRADWDAALTAAVAAYEPDLVVSAGFMKILGPRFLARFEGRTVNTHPALLPSFPGAHGVRDALAYGAKVTGCTVHLVDAGVDTGPIIAQGVVAVEDGDHADGGEALHERIKTVERTLLVEVVGRLAREGYRIEGRKVRIPA; translated from the coding sequence GTGGCCGTTCACGCCCCGCGCACCCCCGGGCCGGCCCGGCTCGTCGTCCTCGTCTCCGGCTCCGGCACCAACCTGCAGGCCCTGCTCGACGCGTGTGCGGATCCCGCGTACGGGGCGCGCGTGGTGGCCGTGGGCGCCGACCGCGACGGCATCGCGGGGCCGATCCGCGCCGAACGCGCCGGTGTACCCACCTTCGTCGAGCGGGTGGCCGACCACCCCACCCGGGCCGACTGGGACGCGGCGCTCACCGCCGCGGTCGCCGCGTACGAGCCCGACCTGGTGGTCTCGGCCGGCTTCATGAAGATCCTGGGCCCGCGCTTTCTGGCCCGCTTCGAGGGACGCACCGTCAACACCCACCCCGCACTGCTGCCCTCGTTCCCCGGCGCGCACGGCGTCCGGGACGCGCTCGCGTACGGCGCCAAGGTGACCGGCTGCACGGTGCACCTCGTGGACGCCGGCGTGGACACCGGGCCGATCATCGCTCAGGGCGTCGTCGCGGTCGAGGACGGCGATCACGCCGACGGCGGCGAGGCGTTGCACGAGCGCATCAAGACTGTCGAGCGCACCCTGCTCGTCGAGGTCGTGGGCCGGCTGGCCCGCGAGGGCTACCGCATCGAAGGAAGAAAGGTCCGGATCCCCGCATGA
- a CDS encoding glutamine synthetase family protein has product MSPDRIVSIPAAPVSVPEPAPVPIAPAVEGASVDPIDAVVLGWVDNAGITRVKTVPYSRLDAVAVHGVGFSPVFDVFLADDSITAGDLVGGPAGDLRLVPDLTALRPLAAQPGWAWAPGDRYTQDGVPYAGCQRTFARRMAARAGLRGLSLRMGFEVEWVTGTEDAAGRFAPAFHKAAYGMTRVVRVSAQLRELIRALAAQEVRVLQVHPEYAAGQLEVSVAPEDPVGAADTTVLVRETIRAVAARHGHAVSFAPCVVPGEVGNGAHLHFSPWRDGTNLCHGGEGPQGLTREGEAFLAGVLRELPALLAIGAPGAASHLRLVPAQWAGVYRCWGLENREAAMRLVTGMTGERQHTANAELKCFDATANPYLVVGSVIAAGLAGLDDGLRLPVEVPGDPSTAGDVPRLPGSPGAALAALEASAVLREALGETLFDAITAVRRAEITRTAGMTPSEIAAEARRLY; this is encoded by the coding sequence ATGTCACCGGACCGCATCGTATCGATCCCGGCGGCGCCGGTGTCGGTGCCGGAACCCGCGCCCGTGCCGATCGCGCCCGCGGTCGAGGGCGCGTCGGTCGACCCGATCGACGCGGTGGTGCTCGGCTGGGTCGACAACGCGGGCATCACCCGGGTCAAGACCGTCCCGTACTCCCGCCTGGACGCGGTCGCCGTGCACGGCGTGGGCTTCTCCCCCGTGTTCGACGTGTTCCTCGCCGACGACTCGATCACCGCGGGCGACCTGGTCGGCGGTCCGGCGGGCGATCTGCGCCTGGTCCCCGACCTGACGGCGCTGCGTCCGCTGGCCGCGCAGCCGGGCTGGGCCTGGGCGCCCGGCGACCGCTACACCCAGGACGGCGTGCCGTACGCGGGCTGCCAGCGCACCTTCGCCCGGCGGATGGCCGCCCGCGCGGGGCTGCGCGGGTTGTCGTTGCGGATGGGCTTCGAGGTCGAGTGGGTCACCGGCACCGAGGACGCGGCCGGCCGCTTCGCCCCCGCCTTCCACAAGGCCGCGTACGGGATGACCCGGGTGGTGCGGGTGTCCGCCCAGCTGCGCGAGCTGATCCGCGCACTCGCCGCGCAGGAGGTACGCGTGTTGCAGGTGCATCCGGAATACGCGGCGGGCCAGTTGGAGGTGTCCGTCGCCCCGGAGGACCCGGTCGGCGCGGCGGACACCACGGTCCTGGTGCGCGAGACGATCCGGGCGGTGGCCGCCCGACACGGGCACGCGGTCAGCTTCGCCCCGTGCGTGGTGCCCGGCGAGGTGGGCAACGGTGCGCACCTGCACTTCTCGCCGTGGCGCGACGGGACGAACCTGTGCCACGGGGGCGAGGGGCCGCAGGGGCTGACCCGGGAGGGCGAGGCGTTCCTGGCCGGTGTGCTGCGCGAGTTGCCCGCGCTGCTGGCGATCGGCGCGCCCGGCGCGGCCAGTCATCTGCGTCTGGTCCCGGCCCAGTGGGCGGGGGTGTACCGCTGCTGGGGCCTGGAGAACCGCGAGGCCGCGATGCGGCTGGTCACCGGGATGACGGGCGAGCGGCAGCACACCGCGAACGCCGAACTCAAGTGTTTCGACGCGACCGCCAATCCGTATCTGGTGGTCGGCTCGGTGATCGCGGCCGGTCTGGCCGGGCTCGACGACGGACTGCGGCTGCCGGTGGAGGTGCCGGGCGACCCCTCGACCGCCGGGGACGTACCGCGCCTGCCCGGCTCCCCGGGCGCGGCGCTGGCCGCGCTGGAGGCGAGCGCGGTGCTGCGCGAGGCGCTGGGCGAGACCCTGTTCGACGCGATCACCGCCGTCCGCCGAGCCGAGATCACCCGCACGGCGGGGATGACCCCGAGCGAGATCGCCGCCGAGGCCCGCCGGTTGTATTAG
- a CDS encoding malate dehydrogenase, translating into MSRTPVNVTVTGAAGQIGYALLFRIASGHLLGPDTPVRLRLLEIPQAVKAAEGTAMELDDCAFPLLAGIDIFDNPTDGFAGANVALLVGARPRTKGMERGDLLAANGGIFKPQGEAINAGAADDIKVLVVGNPANTNALIAQQHAPDVPAERFTAMTRLDHNRALTQLAKKAGVAVTDIAKLTIWGNHSATQYPDIFHAQIAGKNAAEVVDDRTWLADTFIPTVAKRGAAIIEARGASSAASAANAAIDHVHTWVNGTADGDWTSMGVVSDGSYGVPEGLISSFPVVCKDGKWEIVQGLDVNEFSRARIDASVRELAEERDAVRELGLI; encoded by the coding sequence ATGTCCCGTACCCCCGTCAACGTCACCGTCACGGGCGCGGCCGGTCAGATCGGCTACGCGCTGCTGTTCCGCATCGCCTCCGGTCACCTGCTCGGCCCCGACACCCCGGTGCGCCTGCGCCTCCTGGAGATCCCCCAGGCGGTCAAGGCCGCCGAGGGCACCGCGATGGAGCTCGACGACTGCGCGTTCCCGCTGCTCGCCGGGATCGACATCTTCGACAACCCGACCGACGGTTTCGCCGGTGCCAACGTGGCGCTGCTGGTCGGCGCCCGCCCGCGTACCAAGGGCATGGAGCGCGGTGACCTGCTGGCCGCCAACGGCGGCATCTTCAAGCCGCAGGGCGAGGCGATCAACGCCGGCGCGGCGGACGACATCAAGGTGCTCGTGGTCGGCAACCCGGCCAACACCAACGCGCTGATCGCGCAGCAGCACGCGCCCGACGTACCGGCCGAGCGCTTCACCGCGATGACCCGCCTGGACCACAACCGCGCGCTGACCCAGCTCGCGAAGAAGGCCGGCGTCGCGGTCACCGACATCGCGAAGCTGACCATCTGGGGCAACCACTCGGCCACCCAGTACCCGGACATCTTCCACGCGCAGATCGCCGGCAAGAACGCCGCCGAGGTGGTCGACGACCGCACCTGGCTCGCCGACACCTTCATCCCCACCGTCGCCAAGCGCGGCGCGGCGATCATCGAGGCGCGCGGCGCGTCCTCGGCGGCGTCCGCGGCCAACGCGGCGATCGACCACGTGCACACCTGGGTCAACGGCACCGCCGACGGCGACTGGACCTCGATGGGTGTCGTCTCGGACGGCTCCTACGGGGTGCCCGAGGGCCTGATCTCGTCCTTCCCGGTCGTCTGCAAGGACGGCAAGTGGGAGATCGTCCAGGGCCTGGACGTCAACGAGTTCTCCCGGGCGCGGATCGACGCCTCGGTGCGGGAACTGGCCGAGGAGCGCGACGCGGTGCGCGAGCTGGGCCTGATCTGA
- a CDS encoding FUSC family protein: MQDQATPGPHPERAPLALPPGPSADPNGPPTLPPFPAVHPPELGPQNQIRPLVTLTGKRFTWAAGIRAALGVGIPFAIVTATLGLGDATFAALGGYAVLYAAKEPYARRGITLALVGVGLAVSLMLGSLAAGTALLYVPVITLVAGVATFLCGALQVDRPGGYMFTLVCAMGAFLPHQPDRVLERGALVLAGAAGAWLVSMSGWLVRPRHPEHLALAACFEALADFFAAIGDQPSDAARHRASETVHSAWVTVLRADTRRNRRTGEARRLRVLCRRALDLFQAAQLLAVERDRPLPPEIVDTVRALAGAVGRPTLVPVLPAVLADTETAAERTLRTALRAAAAAAGQPAVKEGEIIPGRRPSARERMRAAFDRSSLVPPTALRTGLGVGSAALAAALLPVVHPVWVAIAAGAALQGGNVVLDFGRVLQRAIGTLLGVAVIALFFHDLRPDRWLVVIVVALLFGATQTVIARNLAVGAACVTPVGLFLAAAGSPDAHVGDLAATRIIDTVLGLAVGLVASLVLWPRASASRLPRQLGRAIRAEAMLLRATVTGQIVDDRAWGSTRRAARRELIDLWSVYESALGEITGRHLDAERLWPAIVTAQRLGYRLMTAPETYRTDSPEPIPEDDLARLDAYVAELASAAEERRPPTLPELPDLWGYPVLRQHLKRLGRVIGRANEPMAARHLPAFVRQRILAPPARLLYGVRRTAGPDTGQSQRPARNRGPGETT, from the coding sequence ATGCAGGATCAGGCGACCCCGGGACCCCATCCGGAACGTGCACCCCTCGCGTTGCCGCCCGGGCCCTCGGCGGACCCGAACGGGCCGCCGACGTTGCCTCCCTTCCCGGCGGTGCATCCGCCGGAGTTGGGCCCGCAGAACCAGATCAGGCCGCTGGTCACGCTCACCGGGAAACGCTTCACCTGGGCCGCCGGGATCCGCGCCGCGCTCGGCGTCGGCATCCCCTTCGCGATCGTCACCGCCACGCTCGGCCTCGGCGACGCCACCTTCGCCGCGCTCGGCGGCTACGCCGTCCTGTACGCGGCCAAGGAGCCCTACGCGCGTCGCGGCATCACCCTCGCCCTGGTCGGCGTCGGCCTGGCCGTGTCGCTGATGCTGGGCTCGCTCGCGGCCGGCACCGCGTTGTTGTACGTCCCGGTGATCACCCTGGTGGCCGGCGTCGCCACCTTCCTGTGCGGCGCGCTCCAGGTGGATCGTCCCGGCGGGTACATGTTCACCCTGGTCTGCGCGATGGGCGCGTTCCTGCCGCACCAGCCCGACCGGGTGCTCGAACGCGGCGCCCTCGTGCTCGCGGGCGCCGCCGGGGCCTGGCTGGTGTCGATGTCCGGGTGGCTGGTGCGCCCGCGCCACCCCGAGCACCTGGCGCTCGCCGCCTGCTTCGAGGCGCTGGCCGACTTCTTCGCCGCGATCGGCGACCAGCCGAGCGACGCCGCCCGGCACCGCGCCTCCGAGACCGTGCACAGCGCGTGGGTGACCGTGCTGCGCGCCGACACCAGGCGCAACCGGCGCACCGGCGAGGCCCGCCGCCTGCGGGTGTTGTGCCGGCGCGCGCTCGACCTGTTCCAGGCCGCCCAACTGCTCGCCGTCGAGCGGGACCGGCCGCTGCCCCCGGAGATCGTGGACACCGTGCGCGCGCTGGCCGGCGCCGTCGGGCGGCCCACCCTCGTCCCGGTGCTGCCCGCGGTGCTCGCCGACACCGAGACCGCCGCCGAACGCACACTGCGTACCGCGCTGCGGGCCGCCGCCGCGGCGGCCGGGCAACCCGCGGTCAAGGAGGGCGAGATCATCCCCGGCCGGCGGCCCTCCGCCCGCGAACGGATGCGCGCCGCGTTCGACCGGTCCTCGCTGGTGCCGCCGACCGCGCTGCGCACCGGCCTCGGAGTCGGCTCGGCCGCGCTCGCCGCCGCGCTGCTGCCCGTGGTGCACCCCGTGTGGGTGGCCATCGCCGCCGGGGCCGCGCTCCAGGGCGGCAATGTCGTGCTCGACTTCGGCCGGGTGCTGCAACGGGCGATCGGCACCCTGCTCGGCGTCGCGGTGATCGCGCTGTTCTTCCACGACCTGCGGCCCGACCGGTGGCTCGTGGTGATCGTCGTCGCGCTGCTGTTCGGCGCCACCCAGACGGTGATCGCCCGCAACCTCGCCGTGGGCGCGGCCTGCGTGACCCCCGTCGGCCTGTTCCTGGCCGCCGCCGGCAGCCCCGACGCGCACGTGGGCGACCTGGCGGCCACCCGGATCATCGACACCGTGCTCGGCCTGGCGGTCGGCCTGGTCGCGAGCCTGGTGTTGTGGCCGCGCGCCTCGGCCAGCCGGCTGCCCCGGCAGCTGGGCCGGGCCATCCGCGCCGAGGCGATGTTGCTGCGCGCCACCGTCACCGGGCAGATCGTCGACGATCGGGCCTGGGGCAGCACCCGCCGGGCGGCGCGCCGCGAACTGATCGACCTGTGGAGCGTGTACGAGTCCGCGCTCGGCGAAATCACCGGCCGGCACCTGGACGCGGAACGCCTGTGGCCCGCCATCGTCACCGCCCAGCGACTGGGCTACCGGCTGATGACCGCGCCCGAGACCTACCGCACGGATTCGCCCGAGCCGATCCCCGAGGACGACCTGGCCCGACTCGACGCCTACGTCGCGGAACTGGCCTCGGCCGCCGAGGAGCGCCGCCCCCCGACCCTGCCCGAACTCCCGGACCTGTGGGGGTATCCGGTATTGCGGCAACACCTGAAGCGACTCGGTCGGGTGATCGGCCGCGCGAACGAACCGATGGCGGCCCGACACCTGCCCGCGTTCGTTCGGCAGCGCATCCTGGCCCCGCCGGCGCGGCTGCTGTACGGGGTCCGCCGCACCGCCGGCCCGGATACGGGACAATCGCAACGACCGGCCCGGAACCGTGGACCAGGAGAGACAACTTGA
- a CDS encoding DUF3017 domain-containing protein, with the protein MATTRGRRRDGRRRDPGTFPPEGGGSPTGPGRLREWPATVVFGCLFAALLTAALSGFRPAAMMIAGTFLVAALLRVFVSDVGVLAVRSRFTDVAMLLFFGGAVLLLGLSIPEPLVDFPWVPKRTGT; encoded by the coding sequence GTGGCAACGACCCGGGGGCGACGCAGGGACGGCAGGAGGCGGGATCCGGGCACCTTCCCGCCCGAGGGCGGCGGCTCGCCGACCGGCCCCGGACGGTTGCGCGAGTGGCCCGCGACGGTGGTCTTCGGCTGCCTGTTCGCCGCGCTGCTGACCGCGGCGCTGAGCGGGTTCCGTCCCGCCGCGATGATGATCGCCGGGACCTTCCTGGTCGCCGCGCTGTTGCGGGTGTTCGTGTCCGACGTGGGGGTGCTGGCGGTTCGCAGCCGGTTCACCGACGTGGCCATGCTGCTGTTCTTCGGCGGCGCGGTCCTGCTCCTGGGGCTGAGCATCCCCGAGCCGCTGGTCGACTTCCCGTGGGTGCCCAAGCGCACGGGCACTTAG
- the purH gene encoding bifunctional phosphoribosylaminoimidazolecarboxamide formyltransferase/IMP cyclohydrolase: protein MTSAAPTPTPADQDGLRPIRRALISVYDKTGLEELARGLHAAGVELVSTGSTAGRIAAAGVPVTKVEELTGFPECLDGRVKTLHPRVHAGILADLRLESHRAQLDELEIRPFDLVVVNLYPFTATVESGATPDECVEQIDIGGPSMVRAAAKNHPSVAVVTSPDRYADVLAAIEAGGFDLAQRKRLAGEAFGHTAAYDVAVASWFSSGYAPADDEGFPAFLGSVRRRENVLRYGENPHQAAALYVDGTGGLAGAEQLHGKEMSYNNYQDTDAARRAAYDHEQPCVAIIKHANPCGIAIGETVAEAHLRAHASDPVSAYGGVIAVNRPVSVAMAEQVAEIFTEVIVAPAYEDGAVEVLARKKNIRVLRAPEAPGTPVEFRQIDGGLLLQNADRYQAPGDDAAAWTLATGEPADADTLRDLVFAWRAVRAVKSNAILLATGGATVGVGMGQVNRVDSARLAVQRAGERAAGSVGASDAFFPFPDGLEVLIEGGVKAVVQPGGSVRDEQVVEAARAAGITMYFTGTRHFFH, encoded by the coding sequence ATGACTTCCGCCGCCCCCACCCCCACCCCCGCCGACCAGGACGGGCTGCGCCCGATCCGTCGCGCGCTGATCAGCGTGTACGACAAGACCGGTCTGGAGGAGCTGGCCCGCGGCCTGCACGCCGCCGGGGTCGAACTGGTCTCCACCGGCTCCACCGCCGGCCGGATCGCCGCCGCGGGCGTGCCCGTGACCAAGGTCGAGGAGCTGACCGGCTTCCCCGAGTGCCTGGACGGCCGGGTCAAGACGCTGCACCCGCGCGTACACGCCGGCATCCTCGCCGACCTGCGCCTGGAGTCGCACCGCGCGCAACTCGACGAGCTGGAGATCCGGCCGTTCGACCTGGTCGTGGTCAACCTGTACCCGTTCACCGCGACCGTCGAGTCGGGCGCCACGCCGGACGAGTGTGTCGAGCAGATCGACATCGGCGGCCCCTCGATGGTGCGTGCCGCGGCCAAGAACCACCCGTCCGTGGCCGTGGTGACCAGCCCGGACCGCTACGCCGACGTGCTCGCCGCGATCGAGGCCGGCGGCTTCGACCTCGCGCAGCGCAAGCGGCTCGCGGGCGAGGCGTTCGGCCACACCGCCGCGTACGACGTCGCGGTCGCGTCCTGGTTCTCGAGCGGCTACGCCCCGGCCGACGACGAGGGCTTCCCGGCCTTCCTCGGCTCGGTGCGGCGCCGCGAGAACGTGCTCCGCTACGGCGAGAACCCGCACCAGGCCGCCGCGCTCTACGTGGACGGCACCGGCGGCCTGGCCGGCGCCGAGCAGCTGCACGGCAAGGAGATGTCCTACAACAACTACCAGGACACCGACGCGGCCCGCCGCGCCGCCTACGACCACGAGCAGCCGTGCGTGGCGATCATCAAGCACGCCAACCCGTGCGGCATCGCGATCGGCGAGACCGTCGCCGAGGCGCACCTGCGGGCGCACGCGAGCGACCCGGTGTCCGCCTACGGCGGCGTGATCGCGGTCAACCGGCCGGTGAGCGTGGCGATGGCCGAGCAGGTCGCGGAGATCTTCACCGAGGTCATCGTGGCGCCGGCCTACGAGGACGGCGCGGTCGAGGTGCTGGCCCGGAAGAAGAACATCCGGGTGCTGCGCGCGCCCGAGGCACCCGGCACGCCGGTCGAGTTCCGCCAGATCGACGGCGGGCTGCTGCTCCAGAACGCCGACCGCTACCAGGCACCCGGCGACGACGCCGCCGCCTGGACGCTGGCCACCGGCGAGCCGGCCGACGCCGACACGCTGCGCGACCTGGTGTTCGCCTGGCGGGCGGTACGCGCGGTCAAGTCCAACGCGATCCTGCTCGCGACCGGCGGCGCGACCGTCGGGGTGGGCATGGGCCAGGTCAACCGGGTCGACTCGGCCCGGCTCGCGGTGCAGCGCGCCGGCGAGCGGGCGGCCGGCTCGGTGGGCGCGTCCGACGCGTTCTTCCCGTTCCCCGACGGCCTGGAGGTGCTGATCGAGGGCGGCGTCAAGGCGGTCGTGCAGCCGGGCGGCTCGGTCCGCGACGAGCAGGTGGTCGAGGCCGCGCGCGCGGCCGGCATCACCATGTACTTCACCGGGACCCGGCACTTCTTCCACTGA
- a CDS encoding RDD family protein — protein MSQPPGPYGPPPGYGVEGQGAGYGQQPGYGQPAYGQPGHGQPGYAQQAGYAQPYGYGPPQNLGDYCAGWGRRLGGALLDGLVMLPVLIPYYIGFAMFMDKTETTSNLDGSETTTYDGGSGPVVLMIVGGVLSFLFGLWQLYRQGKTGQTIGKKAVGIKVLRERDGMPTGFGMAFVRAIAHFLDTIACFLGWLWPLWDDKKQTFADKVCSTVVVKV, from the coding sequence ATGTCCCAACCTCCGGGTCCGTACGGCCCGCCGCCCGGTTACGGCGTCGAGGGCCAAGGCGCGGGCTACGGCCAACAGCCCGGCTACGGCCAACCGGCCTACGGTCAGCCCGGCCATGGTCAGCCCGGTTACGCCCAGCAGGCCGGCTACGCCCAGCCGTACGGCTACGGCCCGCCGCAGAACCTCGGCGACTACTGCGCGGGCTGGGGGCGGCGCCTGGGTGGGGCGCTCCTGGACGGGCTCGTCATGTTGCCGGTGCTGATCCCGTACTACATCGGGTTCGCGATGTTCATGGACAAGACCGAGACCACCAGCAACCTCGACGGCAGCGAGACGACCACCTACGACGGCGGGTCCGGTCCGGTCGTGCTGATGATCGTCGGCGGTGTGCTCTCGTTCCTGTTCGGTCTCTGGCAGCTCTACCGCCAGGGCAAGACCGGTCAGACGATCGGCAAGAAGGCGGTCGGGATCAAGGTGTTGCGCGAGCGGGACGGCATGCCGACCGGCTTCGGGATGGCCTTCGTCCGCGCCATCGCGCACTTCCTCGACACGATCGCGTGTTTCCTCGGCTGGTTGTGGCCGCTGTGGGACGACAAGAAGCAGACCTTCGCCGACAAGGTCTGCTCGACGGTCGTGGTCAAGGTCTGA
- a CDS encoding bifunctional methylenetetrahydrofolate dehydrogenase/methenyltetrahydrofolate cyclohydrolase, translated as MKAQILDGKATAAAIKAELAVRAEALEARGITPGLGTVLVGDDPGSHSYVRGKHRDCAQVGIASIQRNLPADATQDQVEDVVRELNADPACTGYIVQLPLPRHLDANRVLELMDPDKDADGLHPTNLGRLVLGQEAPLPCTPRGIVELLRRHDIEINGAEVCVIGRGVTVGRPIGLLLTRRTENATVTLCHTGTKELPFHVLQADIVIAAAGVPGLISADMVKPGAVLLDVGITRTEHGLVGDVHPEAYEKAAWVAPMPGGVGPMTRAMLLTNVVEAAERQVTDL; from the coding sequence TTGAAGGCGCAGATCCTCGACGGCAAGGCCACCGCCGCCGCCATCAAAGCCGAACTGGCCGTACGGGCCGAGGCCCTCGAAGCCCGCGGCATCACGCCGGGTCTGGGCACCGTGCTCGTGGGCGACGACCCCGGCAGCCACTCGTACGTGCGCGGCAAGCACCGCGACTGCGCCCAGGTCGGCATCGCGAGCATCCAGCGCAACCTGCCCGCCGACGCGACGCAGGACCAGGTCGAGGACGTGGTCCGCGAGCTCAACGCGGACCCCGCCTGTACCGGCTACATCGTGCAACTGCCGCTGCCCCGGCACCTGGACGCCAACCGGGTCCTGGAGCTGATGGACCCGGACAAGGACGCCGACGGCCTGCACCCGACCAACCTCGGCCGGCTGGTGCTCGGCCAGGAGGCGCCGCTGCCGTGCACGCCGCGCGGCATCGTGGAACTGCTGCGCCGGCACGACATCGAGATCAACGGCGCCGAGGTGTGCGTGATCGGCCGCGGAGTCACCGTCGGCCGCCCGATCGGCCTGCTGCTCACCCGCCGGACCGAGAACGCCACGGTGACCCTGTGCCACACCGGCACCAAGGAGCTGCCGTTCCACGTGCTCCAGGCCGACATCGTGATCGCCGCCGCCGGGGTGCCCGGACTGATCAGCGCGGACATGGTCAAGCCCGGCGCGGTGCTGCTCGACGTGGGCATCACCCGCACCGAGCACGGCCTGGTCGGCGACGTGCACCCGGAGGCGTACGAGAAGGCCGCATGGGTCGCCCCGATGCCCGGCGGGGTGGGGCCGATGACCCGCGCGATGCTGCTCACCAACGTCGTCGAGGCCGCCGAGCGGCAGGTCACCGACCTGTGA
- a CDS encoding carboxymuconolactone decarboxylase family protein, giving the protein MSIQEVTEETPVAGEPARLPVKALHGAAYKAAVALSKAAAEGLDPIVAELIKIRASQINGCAYCVDMHTKDAREIGETEQRMHAIPVWRETPFFTARERAVLALTEAVTLLTEGHVPAPVWDEAAKYFDDVEMAQIIWSIAAINTLNRAGVATRAWVAGSYRPDLAR; this is encoded by the coding sequence ATGAGCATTCAGGAAGTGACCGAGGAAACCCCCGTCGCCGGCGAGCCGGCCCGACTGCCCGTCAAGGCCCTGCACGGCGCCGCGTACAAGGCCGCCGTCGCGCTGAGCAAGGCGGCGGCCGAGGGTCTGGACCCGATCGTCGCGGAGCTGATCAAGATCCGCGCGTCGCAGATCAACGGCTGCGCGTACTGCGTGGACATGCACACCAAGGACGCCCGCGAGATCGGCGAGACCGAGCAGCGCATGCACGCGATCCCGGTGTGGCGCGAGACGCCGTTCTTCACCGCCCGCGAGCGTGCGGTGCTGGCCCTGACCGAAGCGGTCACGCTGCTCACCGAGGGGCACGTGCCGGCGCCGGTCTGGGACGAGGCGGCGAAGTACTTCGACGACGTGGAGATGGCCCAGATCATCTGGTCGATCGCCGCGATCAACACCCTCAACCGGGCCGGCGTCGCCACCCGCGCGTGGGTGGCGGGCTCATACCGCCCGGACCTGGCCCGCTGA
- a CDS encoding PLP-dependent aminotransferase family protein, which translates to MRSSWAIGDVDLYLEPGPVRGRRSGLERALRAAIVDGRLAPGTRLPSSRALAVDLAMARNTIAEAYAQLVAEGYLIARRGAGTLVAERPADPVPVPVYARPSAPRFDLRPGRPDLSAFPRARWAAAQRRALAAAGPDAFWPSVDPRGRIELRERLADYLGRVRGVRTRPDRIVVCAGYAQGLFLLGHTLAARGARRIAMEVPGMPFLRDIVARTGVEVGTVAVDRHGARIDTAGDADAIVLTPANQSPMGVPLHPDRRAAALRWAAETGGVVIEDDYDGEFRYDRHPVGALQGLGAEHVVYAGTASKMLSPGLRLGWLVVPPYLLDDLLAVRDRPELAVGTLDQLTLAEFIAAGDLDRHVRRARLAYRDRRDRLVAELARRVPAVRVCGIAAGLQVRLELPEDGPGEEETRALLARRGVGVHRMGWYHLPPYAEHPPGLVVGYAAPTAAAFAGTLEALVAALAELFGPKAAP; encoded by the coding sequence ATGCGAAGTTCCTGGGCCATCGGCGATGTGGACCTGTACCTGGAACCCGGCCCCGTGCGCGGCCGGCGGAGCGGACTGGAGCGTGCGCTGCGCGCGGCGATCGTGGACGGCCGGCTCGCCCCCGGCACCCGGCTGCCCTCCTCGCGCGCCCTGGCCGTGGATCTGGCGATGGCCCGCAACACGATCGCCGAGGCGTACGCCCAACTCGTCGCCGAGGGCTACCTGATCGCCCGCCGGGGCGCCGGCACCCTGGTCGCCGAACGCCCGGCCGACCCGGTGCCGGTCCCGGTGTACGCGCGCCCCTCGGCGCCGCGCTTCGACCTGCGGCCCGGACGCCCGGACCTGTCCGCGTTCCCCCGGGCCCGCTGGGCCGCGGCCCAGCGGCGCGCGCTGGCCGCCGCCGGCCCCGACGCGTTCTGGCCGTCCGTCGACCCGCGCGGCCGGATCGAACTGCGCGAGCGCCTGGCCGACTACCTCGGCCGGGTCCGCGGGGTGCGCACCCGGCCGGATCGCATCGTGGTGTGCGCGGGCTACGCGCAGGGCCTGTTCCTGCTCGGCCACACACTGGCCGCCCGCGGTGCGCGCCGGATCGCCATGGAGGTCCCGGGGATGCCGTTCCTGCGCGACATCGTGGCCCGCACCGGCGTCGAGGTCGGCACCGTCGCCGTGGACCGGCACGGCGCCCGGATCGACACCGCCGGCGACGCGGACGCGATCGTGCTGACCCCGGCCAACCAGTCCCCGATGGGCGTGCCGCTGCACCCGGACCGGCGCGCGGCGGCGCTGCGCTGGGCCGCGGAGACCGGTGGCGTGGTGATCGAGGACGACTACGACGGCGAGTTCCGCTACGACCGGCACCCGGTCGGCGCGCTCCAGGGTCTGGGCGCCGAGCACGTGGTGTACGCGGGCACCGCGAGCAAGATGCTCTCGCCGGGCCTGCGGCTCGGCTGGCTGGTGGTGCCGCCGTACCTGCTCGACGACCTGCTCGCGGTCCGCGACCGGCCCGAGTTGGCGGTGGGCACGTTGGACCAGCTCACCCTGGCCGAGTTCATCGCCGCCGGCGACCTGGACCGGCACGTGCGCCGCGCCCGCCTGGCCTACCGCGACCGCCGCGACCGGCTCGTCGCGGAGCTGGCCCGGCGGGTACCGGCCGTCCGGGTGTGCGGCATCGCGGCGGGCCTGCAGGTGCGTCTCGAACTGCCCGAGGACGGCCCGGGCGAGGAGGAGACGCGTGCGCTGCTGGCCCGGCGGGGCGTGGGGGTACACCGCATGGGCTGGTATCACCTGCCTCCGTACGCCGAGCACCCGCCGGGGCTGGTCGTCGGCTACGCGGCGCCCACCGCGGCCGCCTTCGCCGGCACGCTGGAGGCCCTGGTCGCCGCGCTGGCCGAGCTGTTCGGGCCGAAGGCCGCGCCCTGA